A window of the Linepithema humile isolate Giens D197 chromosome 4, Lhum_UNIL_v1.0, whole genome shotgun sequence genome harbors these coding sequences:
- the LOC105672248 gene encoding coronin-2B-like, translated as MGYNIANWEMIRTREEFAEKLGFDGVEDQHIMNNMVDARACYKPSGKSWFRGVRSSKFRHVYGVPAKREKCYDNIKITKNAHDSQFCAINPKFLAVVTEVAGGGAFLVLSLDRTGRLDFNASRVTGHTGPVLDIKWNPFNDNIIASCSDDCTIKLWHVPDGGLSRNLTDWLVELQGHKRRVAYIEWHPVAENVLFSAGFDHLVIVWDVNRCEAVSIIDRHPDVIYSISLNRDGSLLATTCKDKKLRVFEPRSGIVVSEGVCHAGTKASKVVFLGSSGRLLTTGFSRHSDRQYAIWSQHDLTVPLTCETIDSSSGVVFPFYDNDTNMVFLAGKGDGNIRYYEVVNEAPWMHYLSQFISGNPQRGLGVMPKRGISTSMCEVFRFYKLHATRGMCEPISMIVPRKSDQFQEDLYPDTIGTCPALSARDWISGMNSPPILISLKTGGSISTHKPRIYKPPQLPAATDLNNKKKFAFLSTETIPDYRPVELHNMSEKSQKTSSNQSTKFQQLQQKFGNVVIQKNIISSPLNDNKVMETVDVPNNEAELRLAFARQTDELRLVRRQLANSQLRVKELEDQIRKLQHQ; from the exons ATGGGATACAATATTGCCAACTGGGAGATGATTCGCACGAGAGAGGAATTCGCGGAGAAATTGGGTTTTGACGGCGTCGAGGATCAACACATCATGAACAACATGGTAGACGCGAGAGCTTGTTACAAACCTAGCGGTAAA tCATGGTTCCGCGGTGTGCGAAGCAGCAAGTTTCGGCACGTTTACGGTGTGCCAGCGAAAAGGGAGAAATGCTACGACAACATCAAGATCACGAAGAACGCTCACGATTCGCAGTTTTGCGCCATAAATCCGAAGTTTCTGGCCGTTGTGACGGAAGTAGCAGGCGGTGGAGCATTCCTGGTGTTATCATTGGATCGT ACTGGCCGCCTCGACTTCAATGCCAGCCGAGTAACTGGACATACCGGTCCCGTTTTGGACATCAAGTGGAATCCATTCAACGATAACATCATTGCATCATGTTCCGACGATTGCACT ATAAAACTGTGGCACGTGCCCGACGGCGGATTATCGAGAAATTTGACTGACTGGTTGGTGGAGCTGCAAGGACACAAACGGCGTGTCGCTTATATCGAATGGCATCCGGTAGCGGAAAACGTGCTCTTCAGCGCCGGCTTCGATCATCTTGTTATTGTGTGGGATGTCAACAGATGCGAGGCGGTGAGCATCATCGACAGGCATCCCGATGTGATTTACAGCATATCCCTAAATCGCGACGGCAGCTTACTAGCCACCACTTGCAAAGACAAGAAGTTGCGCGTTTTTGAGCCGAGATCCGGCATCGTTGTCTCG gAAGGGGTGTGTCACGCCGGCACGAAAGCGAGCAAGGTGGTATTCCTCGGCAGTTCTGGGCGTCTCTTGACCACTGGATTTAGCAGACATTCGGACCGACAATACGCGATATGGAGTCAACATGACCTGACCGTCCCCCTGACGTGTGAAACGATAGACTCATCGAGCGGGGTGGTTTTCCCGTTTTACGATAACGATACCAATATGGTATTTTTAGCCGGGAAG GGTGATGGCAATATTCGCTATTACGAGGTGGTTAACGAGGCACCTTGGATGCACTACCTTAGCCAATTTATATCCGGAAATCCTCAGAGAGGGTTGGGAGTAATGCCGAAAAGAGGCATCAGCACATCCATGTGCGAAGTGTTTagattttacaaattacaCGCAACTCGCGGAATGTGCGAGCCGATCTCGATGATAGTACCTCGAAAG AGTGATCAGTTCCAAGAGGATTTGTATCCCGATACAATTGGAACGTGTCCCGCACTATCGGCCAGAGATTGGATCAGCGGTATGAACAGCCCGCCAATCTTAATTTCTCTCAAGACAG GTGGCAGCATCTCCACGCATAAACCACGAATATACAAGCCGCCGCAGCTGCCCGCGGCGACCGATCTGAACAACAAGAAGAAATTTGCGTTTTTATCTACGGAAACCATACCGGATTACAGGCCGGTAGAATTGCACAATATGTCTGAGAAAAGTCAGAAGACGTCTAGCAATCAGAGCACAAAGTTTCAGCAGCTTCAGCAGAAGTTCGGAAACGTTGTTATACAG aagaatattatatcatcTCCGCTTAATGACAATAAAGTAATGGAGACTGTGGATGTTCCGAACAATGAGGCGGAACTTCGACTGGCGTTCGCTCGTCAGACCGACGAGTTGAGACTAGTGCGACGGCAGCTCGCCAACAGTCAACTGCGCGTCAAGGAATTGGAGGACCAAATACGAAAGTTGCAGCACCAGTAG